A genomic window from Punica granatum isolate Tunisia-2019 chromosome 2, ASM765513v2, whole genome shotgun sequence includes:
- the LOC116196931 gene encoding alpha-galactosidase-like yields the protein MALSRYLLPVVWVLLSAIFVAEAANADHIRKLGKTETRRNLLDNGLGRTPQMGWNNFNHFPCKFDEELIRQIADAMVSTGLKALGYEYINLDDCWAELDRDSKGNLVPNATMFPSGMNALTDYVHSKGLKLGIYGDAGTLTCAKTMPGSLGFEEQDANAFASWGIDYLKYDNCHNNGVSPQERYSKMSKALLNTGRPIFFSLCEWGQEDPATWAVGIGNSWRTTGDIHNNWASMISRADMNDKWASYAGPGGWNDPDMLEVGNGGMSMEEYRCHFSIWALAKAPLILGCDIRSMDNDTYSLVTNKEVIAVNQDKLGVQGKKVKNGDLEVWAGPLSGNRVAVVLINRGTSKATVTAQWSDIGLDSSAIVDARDLWEHSTSASVKNELSATLDSHACKMYVLTPH from the exons atggctctatctcGATATCTTCTTCCAGTTGTTTGGGTTCTCTTAAGTGCCATTTTCGTGGCAGAAGCTGCAAATGCTGATCACATCAGGAAATTAGGTAAGACAGAAACAAGACGAAACCTGCTTGACAATGGTCTCGGTCGAACTCCTCAAATGGG ATGGAACAATTTTAATCACTTCCCGTGCAAGTTTGATGAAGAGCTAATACGGCAGATAG CGGATGCAATGGTTTCAACAGGACTAAAGGCCCTGGGATACGAGTATATTAATCTTG ATGACTGTTGGGCTGAACTTGACAGAGATTCCAAG GGAAATTTAGTACCAAACGCTACGATGTTTCCCTCTGGTATGAATGCCTTAACAGACTACGTCCACAGCAAGGGCCTCAAGCTTGGGATATATGGCGATGCCGG GACACTGACTTGTGCCAAGACAATGCCGGGTTCGCTCGGGTTTGAGGAACAGGATGCCAACGCATTTGCTTCTTGG GGAATCGATTATTTGAAGTACGATAATTGCCACAACAATGGAGTTAGCCCACAAGAAAG ATACTCGAAGATGAGCAAGGCTCTTCTAAACACTGGACGgcccattttcttttccctttgcGAATG GGGACAAGAAGATCCCGCGACCTGGGCTGTAGGAATCGGTAATAGCTGGAGGACTACCGGAGACATACACAATAATTGGGCAAG TATGATATCGAGAGctgatatgaatgataaatgGGCCTCTTATGCTGGACCTGGAGGATGGAACG ATCCCGACATGCTTGAAGTGGGCAATGGAGGCATGTCCATGGAAGAGTACAGATGTCACTTCAGCATCTGGGCCTTAGCTAAG GCCCCGCTTATTCTAGGATGCGATATTCGGTCGATGGACAATGACACATATTCCTTGGTTACCAACAAGGAGGTTATTGCAGTCAATCAAG ATAAGCTAGGGGTACAAGGAAAGAAAGTTAAGAACGGCGATCTAGAG GTTTGGGCTGGTCCCTTAAGTGGCAACAGGGTAGCAGTAGTCCTTATCAACAGAGGGACTTCTAAGGCAACAGTAACAGCCCAATGGAGCGATATTGGTCTCGACTCTTCAGCTATTGTGGATGCTCGGGACCTATGGGAG CATTCAACCTCTGCCTCTGTGAAGAATGAACTGAGTGCAACCCTCGATTCTCACGCATGCAAGATGTACGTCCTCACACCTCATTAG
- the LOC116195796 gene encoding protein FAF-like, chloroplastic — protein sequence MMACPGQQGILSILDSDCKTIKNNSLRKTLSADMLSKKWLPENKLSVFDSYSQGNRQDQEDEERRVLEDQSRVDSSWSSMLTQKAENEEPTKSSLPPPYVHPLVKKSASSLSSKSLEVCTESLGSETGSEKFFPSSPSELECNIRQEGEELEEKHETPTQISDTDKTCFEKYEVGIGKRRRDQHQSFPPPLPSLFYHQQGASLHMSSRRDCGRLVLKAVSVSSPNNFQAQREEGRLVLGFSGCPISDLGSKIEEEEIGEESDEMVEELDEGFWNSVQNNKEKDEETEDDDQVEEQQQIETETPRGSINVGQMLLRTNKPITVPQSLPLLPRAAEMASPPPAPAEAAAASFSGHQMLRQHPRIRNCSTREEEDEPLSEGKKRMCLELAPLSRGCSEQRRSVLFCRPRGILTA from the coding sequence ATGATGGCATGTCCGGGGCAGCAGGGCATCCTTTCCATCTTAGACTCTGATtgcaaaacaataaaaaataattcactACGCAAGACTTTGTCTGCTGATATGTTGTCCAAAAAATGGTTGCCAGAGAACAAACTCTCTGTTTTCGATTCTTACTCACAAGGCAATAGACAAGATCAAGAGGATGAAGAGAGGAGAGTTCTGGAGGATCAGAGCAGAGTGGATAGCAGTTGGAGCTCTATGCTAACTCAAAAGGCTGAAAATGAAGAGCCCACCAAGTCTTCACTTCCACCTCCATATGTTCACCCTCTTGTGAAGAAGTCTGCAAGTTCTTTGAGCAGCAAGAGTCTCGAGGTTTGTACTGAGAGCCTTGGTTCTGAGACAGGCTCCGAGAAGTTCTTCCCATCTTCTCCCTCAGAGTTGGAATGCAACATCAGACAGGAAGGTGAGGAACTCGAAGAGAAGCATGAGACACCTACACAAATTTCTGATACAGATAAGACGTGCTTTGAAAAGTACGAAGTTGGAATTGGGAAGAGAAGACGGGATCAACATCAGTCATTCCCTCCTCCACTTCCTTCCCTTTTTTATCACCAACAGGGGGCATCTCTTCACATGAGCTCCCGTCGGGATTGTGGAAGGTTAGTCCTCAAAGCTGTCTCTGTGTCATCTCCGAACAACTTCCAAGCCCAACGAGAGGAAGGCCGCCTTGTTCTTGGTTTCTCCGGTTGTCCAATCTCTGACTTGGGAAGCAAaattgaggaagaagaaatcgGTGAAGAGAGTGATGAGATGGTGGAGGAGCTTGATGAAGGGTTTTGGAACTCTGTTCAGAATAATAAAGAGAAGGACGAGGAGACTGAAGATGATGATCAAGTGGAAGAGCAACAGCAAATAGAGACCGAGACTCCACGTGGGTCAATCAATGTTGGCCAAATGCTGCTGAGGACAAATAAGCCAATTACAGTTCCACAATCTCTTCCGCTGCTGCCTAGGGCTGCAGAAATGGCATCTCCACCACCAGCGCCAGCGGAGGCAGCAGCTGCTTCTTTCAGTGGACACCAGATGCTCCGTCAGCATCCACGCATCAGAAACTGTAGCAcaagagaagaggaagatgagCCCCTCTCTGAAGGGAAGAAGAGGATGTGCTTGGAATTGGCTCCTCTGTCTAGGGGCTGCAGTGAGCAGCGGAGATCTGTCCTGTTCTGTCGGCCCCGAGGGATTCTCACAGCTTAA
- the LOC116194117 gene encoding alpha-galactosidase-like, which yields MAVPSRGCPRQASAFPCLLLIVALASVLLPECSLVRGARVRFENGSVGGDVSSSNRRYLLDNGLGLTPQMGWNSWNHFNCNINEQLIKETADAIVSSGLAALGYQYVNLDDCWAELNRDSQGNMVPKAATFPSGIKALADFVHSKGLKLGIYSDAGIQTCSKTMPGSLGHEEHDAKTFAMWGIDYLKYDNCENTGTSAKERYPVMNKALQNSGRKIFFSLCEWGQEDPATWAPAIGNSWRTTDDIQDNWDRMTSIADQNDQWASYARPGAWNDPDMLEVGNGGMTTEEYRSHFSIWALAKAPLLIGCDVRSMDSTTFELLSNEEVISVNQDSLGVQGKKVKKDGDLEVWAGPLTGNRVAVVLWNRGSSLANITADWSDIGLQSSTVVDARDLWAHSTQSSLQGQISSQVASHACKMYVLTPQ from the exons ATGGCGGTTCCTTCACGAGGTTGTCCTCGTCAGGCTTCTGCATTTCCCTGCCTTTTGCTCATTGTGGCTTTGGCGTCAGTATTGCTACCAGAGTGCAGCTTGGTGCGCGGAGCTCGAGTCAGATTCGAGAACGGGTCAGTTGGAGGAGATGTTTCTTCTTCCAACAGGAGGTATCTGCTGGACAATGGCCTTGGTCTAACTCCTCAAATGGG GTGGAACAGCTGGAATCACTTCAATTGTAACATTAACGAGCAACTCATCAAGGAAACtg CGGATGCAATTGTGTCCAGTGGCCTTGCCGCATTGGGTTATCAATACGTTAATTTAG ATGATTGCTGGGCTGAACTTAACCGAGATTCTCAG GGAAATATGGTTCCAAAAGCTGCAACATTCCCTTCTGGGATCAAGGCTCTAGCAGATTTTGTCCACAGCAAAGGGCTTAAGCTTGGTATATACTCCGATGCCGG AATACAGACTTGCAGTAAGACAATGCCAGGATCGCTTGGGCACGAAGAACACGATGCAAAAACCTTCGCTATGTGg GGGATCGACTACTTGAAGTATGATAACTGCGAAAACACAGGCACCAGTGCCAAGGAAAG GTATCCTGTAATGAACAAAGCATTGCAGAATTCGGGTCGAAAAATATTCTTCTCCCTATGTGAATG GGGACAGGAAGATCCGGCAACATGGGCCCCGGCTATTGGTAACAGTTGGAGAACGACTGACGACATACAGGATAATTGGGACAG AATGACTTCGATTGCagatcaaaatgaccaatgggcATCTTATGCTAGACCCGGTGCTTGGAATG ATCCCGATATGCTTGAAGTAGGAAACGGAGGCATGACCACGGAGGAATACCGATCCCACTTCAGCATTTGGGCATTAGCAAAA GCCCCGCTGCTGATCGGATGCGACGTGAGATCTATGGACAGTACCACCTTTGAGTTGCTTAGCAACGAGGAGGTCATCTCGGTCAATCAAG ATAGTCTTGGAGTTCAAGGgaagaaagtgaagaaggATGGAGATCTTGAG GTTTGGGCTGGTCCTCTAACAGGAAACAGGGTAGCTGTTGTATTATGGAACAGAGGATCTTCGTTGGCGAATATCACTGCTGATTGGTCTGATATCGGCCTCCAATCATCAACCGTGGTCGATGCCCGCGACTTGTGGGCA CACTCGACTCAATCATCTCTACAAGGGCAAATCTCAAGTCAGGTGGCATCTCATGCCTGCAAGATGTACGTTCTCACACCACAGTAA